The following proteins come from a genomic window of Solidesulfovibrio fructosivorans JJ]:
- the nusG gene encoding transcription termination/antitermination protein NusG produces the protein MTEQEGSGEQRVPARWYIVHTYSGFENRVEQTIREMMRTGQDGGSIEEVVVPTEKVIELVKGEKRTSTRKFYPGYVMVKMSMNDNSWHLVQSIPRVTGFIGGKNQPTPMRDSEADKILSLMVSRQEQPRPKYHFERGDDVRVIDGPFGGFNGVVEDVNYDKGKLRVSVSIFGRQTPVELDFVQVSKN, from the coding sequence ATGACCGAACAGGAAGGCTCCGGCGAACAGCGCGTACCCGCGCGGTGGTATATTGTCCACACCTACTCGGGTTTTGAGAACCGTGTGGAGCAGACCATCCGCGAGATGATGCGCACCGGCCAGGATGGCGGGAGCATCGAGGAAGTCGTCGTTCCCACGGAAAAGGTCATCGAACTGGTCAAGGGGGAGAAACGGACATCCACCCGCAAGTTCTACCCGGGGTACGTCATGGTCAAGATGTCCATGAACGACAACTCCTGGCACCTTGTGCAGTCCATCCCCCGCGTGACCGGTTTCATCGGCGGCAAGAACCAGCCCACGCCCATGCGCGACAGCGAGGCTGACAAGATTTTGAGCCTGATGGTCAGCCGTCAGGAGCAGCCCAGACCCAAGTACCACTTCGAGCGGGGCGATGATGTCCGCGTCATCGACGGCCCCTTCGGCGGCTTCAACGGCGTCGTCGAGGACGTCAACTACGACAAGGGCAAGCTTCGCGTCTCGGTATCCATCTTCGGGCGGCAGACGCCGGTGGAGCTCGATTTCGTGCAGGTGAGCAAAAACTAA
- the secE gene encoding preprotein translocase subunit SecE, producing MAKEKTQAAQGADKPLKAAAGKPSAKAEASAKSGKSLTGYVKAAQEFFEQSKVELKKVTWPTRQETIKTGVAVLVFSVIMAIYLGVVDMALSRLVAFILS from the coding sequence ATGGCCAAAGAAAAGACACAGGCGGCCCAGGGCGCTGACAAGCCCCTCAAGGCCGCGGCCGGCAAGCCCTCCGCCAAGGCGGAGGCCTCGGCCAAGTCCGGAAAATCCCTTACGGGTTACGTCAAGGCGGCCCAGGAGTTTTTCGAACAGTCCAAGGTCGAACTGAAGAAGGTGACTTGGCCCACGCGCCAGGAAACCATCAAGACCGGCGTCGCCGTTTTGGTTTTCAGCGTCATTATGGCCATTTACCTCGGCGTCGTCGACATGGCCCTCTCCAGGCTTGTCGCGTTCATTTTATCGTAA
- the rpmG gene encoding 50S ribosomal protein L33, translating into MRINIQLQCTECKRKNYSTEKNKKNTTGRLEVKKYCPFDHKHTVHRETK; encoded by the coding sequence ATGCGCATCAACATCCAGTTGCAGTGCACCGAGTGCAAGCGCAAGAATTATTCGACGGAAAAAAACAAGAAGAATACCACCGGCCGCCTCGAGGTCAAGAAGTACTGCCCGTTCGACCATAAGCATACGGTCCATCGGGAAACCAAGTAG
- the tuf gene encoding elongation factor Tu — MGKAKFERKKPHVNIGTIGHIDHGKTTLTAAITRLASLKGFGEYIPFDQIDKAPEEKERGITIATAHVEYETDKRHYAHVDCPGHADYIKNMITGAAQMDGGILVVAATDGPMPQTREHILLARQVGVPQLVVFMNKVDLVDDPELLELVELEVRELLTKYGFPGDDIPIIKGSALKALEAEGPDSPDAKPIFELLDACDAYIPEPKRDVDKPFLMPIEDVFSISGRGTVVTGRVERGIITVGDEVAIIGIKDTVKTTCTGVEMFRKILDQGQAGDNVGVLLRGVKRDEVERGQVLAKPGSITPHRKFKAEVYVLNKEEGGRHTPFFTGYRPQFYFRTTDITGVVTLAEGVEMVMPGDNATFNVELIAPIAMEKGLRFAIREGGRTVGAGVVSEIVE, encoded by the coding sequence ATGGGCAAGGCGAAATTTGAGCGGAAAAAGCCGCACGTCAACATCGGCACCATCGGGCACATCGACCACGGCAAGACCACGCTGACGGCCGCCATCACGCGCCTGGCCAGCCTCAAGGGGTTTGGCGAGTACATCCCCTTCGACCAGATCGACAAGGCCCCCGAGGAAAAGGAACGCGGCATCACCATCGCCACGGCCCACGTCGAATATGAGACCGACAAGCGCCACTATGCGCACGTCGACTGCCCGGGCCACGCCGACTACATCAAGAACATGATCACCGGCGCCGCCCAGATGGACGGCGGCATCCTGGTGGTGGCCGCAACCGACGGCCCCATGCCCCAGACCCGTGAGCACATCCTGCTCGCCCGTCAGGTCGGCGTGCCCCAGCTCGTCGTCTTCATGAACAAGGTCGACCTGGTCGACGACCCCGAACTGCTCGAGCTGGTCGAACTCGAAGTGCGCGAGCTTTTGACCAAGTACGGCTTCCCCGGGGACGACATTCCGATCATCAAGGGTTCGGCCCTGAAGGCCCTTGAGGCCGAAGGCCCGGACAGCCCGGACGCCAAGCCGATCTTCGAGCTGCTCGACGCCTGCGACGCGTACATCCCCGAGCCCAAGCGCGACGTGGACAAGCCGTTCCTCATGCCCATCGAGGACGTGTTCTCCATCTCCGGCCGCGGCACCGTGGTCACCGGCCGTGTCGAGCGCGGCATCATCACCGTGGGCGACGAAGTGGCGATCATCGGCATCAAGGATACGGTCAAGACCACCTGCACCGGCGTCGAGATGTTCCGCAAGATCCTCGACCAGGGCCAGGCCGGCGACAACGTCGGCGTGCTCCTTCGCGGCGTCAAGCGCGACGAGGTCGAGCGCGGCCAGGTTCTGGCCAAGCCGGGCTCCATCACGCCGCACCGCAAGTTCAAGGCCGAGGTCTACGTTCTCAACAAGGAAGAGGGCGGCCGCCACACCCCGTTTTTCACCGGCTACCGTCCCCAGTTCTATTTCCGCACGACCGACATCACGGGCGTCGTGACCCTGGCCGAGGGCGTCGAGATGGTGATGCCCGGCGACAACGCCACCTTCAACGTGGAACTGATCGCCCCCATCGCCATGGAAAAGGGCCTGCGCTTCGCCATCCGCGAAGGCGGCCGCACCGTTGGCGCCGGCGTCGTTTCGGAAATCGTGGAGTAG
- the ftsH gene encoding ATP-dependent zinc metalloprotease FtsH yields the protein MEKHHRFSLWYVLIAIWGVLLLNNFIVTTYGPKNLPYSEFLKKLQAGDITEVSITGDVIEGTMKVPDAATKEPKDEEFVTRRVAQDLSNELAKYNVHFRAQPESTFLRDILSWIIPIMIFFGIWYFLMQRLNPGAGVMAFGKNKARVYAEKDLSTRFADVAGCDEAKAELVEIVDYLKTPDRFRRLGGEMPKGVLLIGPPGTGKTLLARAVAGEAGVPFFSISGSEFVEMFVGVGAARVRELFVQAKEKAPCIIFIDELDAIGKSRAGAIVGGHDEREQTLNQLLVEMDGFDPRVGVIIMAATNRPETLDPALLRAGRFDRQVLVDKPDVAGREAILRVHAAKVILGPEVDLSVIARKTPGFSGADLANAINEAALLAARKDKDAVGMADLEEAVDRIMGGLEKKNRVINPKEKQVVAYHEAGHAVVATFTPGADEVHKISIVPRGIGALGWTQQLPTEDRYLMSQTELLGKIDVLLGGRGAERLIFGDISTGAHNDLQRATDIARAMVAEYGMGRTLGPATFPRQNRPVFLGAEQSGLAGREYSEATAAKLDAEIKEILEASQERVAELLADKKELLENIAQTLLETETIDEARFKALVEAAGGGPKV from the coding sequence ATGGAAAAACATCATCGATTTTCCCTTTGGTACGTGCTCATCGCCATCTGGGGCGTTTTGCTCCTCAACAACTTCATCGTCACCACCTACGGTCCGAAAAACCTGCCCTACTCCGAGTTCCTGAAGAAACTCCAGGCCGGGGACATCACCGAAGTCTCCATCACAGGCGACGTCATCGAAGGAACCATGAAGGTGCCGGACGCCGCGACCAAGGAGCCCAAGGACGAGGAGTTCGTCACCCGCCGGGTCGCCCAGGACCTGTCCAACGAACTGGCCAAGTACAACGTCCATTTCCGGGCCCAGCCCGAATCCACCTTTCTGCGCGACATCCTGTCCTGGATCATCCCCATCATGATCTTCTTCGGCATCTGGTATTTCCTCATGCAGCGCCTGAACCCGGGGGCCGGCGTCATGGCCTTCGGCAAGAACAAGGCCCGCGTCTACGCCGAGAAGGATCTCTCCACCCGCTTCGCCGACGTGGCCGGTTGCGACGAGGCCAAGGCCGAACTCGTGGAGATCGTCGATTACCTGAAGACCCCGGACCGCTTCCGGCGGCTCGGCGGCGAAATGCCCAAGGGCGTGCTGCTCATCGGCCCGCCGGGCACGGGCAAGACGCTGCTTGCCCGGGCCGTGGCCGGCGAGGCCGGGGTGCCGTTTTTTTCCATCTCCGGCTCGGAATTCGTGGAAATGTTCGTGGGCGTTGGCGCGGCCCGGGTCCGCGAGCTGTTCGTCCAGGCCAAGGAAAAGGCCCCATGCATCATCTTCATCGACGAGCTCGACGCCATCGGCAAATCCCGGGCCGGGGCCATCGTCGGGGGACATGACGAGCGGGAGCAGACCCTAAACCAGCTGCTCGTCGAGATGGACGGCTTCGACCCGCGCGTGGGGGTTATCATCATGGCCGCCACCAACCGGCCCGAGACCCTCGATCCGGCGCTTTTGCGGGCCGGGCGCTTCGACCGGCAGGTGCTGGTGGACAAGCCGGACGTGGCCGGACGCGAGGCCATCCTGCGCGTGCACGCGGCCAAGGTCATCCTGGGCCCCGAAGTGGACCTCTCGGTCATCGCCCGCAAGACGCCGGGTTTTTCCGGGGCCGATCTGGCCAACGCCATCAACGAGGCGGCCTTGCTCGCCGCGCGCAAGGACAAGGACGCTGTGGGCATGGCCGACCTGGAAGAGGCCGTGGACCGCATCATGGGCGGCCTGGAAAAGAAAAACCGCGTCATCAATCCCAAGGAAAAACAGGTGGTGGCCTACCACGAGGCCGGCCACGCCGTGGTCGCCACCTTCACGCCCGGGGCCGACGAGGTGCACAAGATTTCCATCGTGCCGCGCGGCATCGGGGCGCTCGGCTGGACGCAGCAACTCCCGACCGAGGACCGCTACCTCATGTCGCAGACGGAGTTGCTCGGCAAAATCGACGTGCTGCTCGGCGGGCGGGGGGCCGAGCGCCTCATCTTCGGCGACATCTCCACCGGGGCGCACAACGACCTGCAACGGGCGACGGACATCGCCCGGGCCATGGTGGCGGAATACGGCATGGGCAGGACCCTCGGTCCGGCCACCTTTCCGCGCCAGAACCGGCCGGTTTTTCTGGGTGCGGAACAGAGCGGGCTGGCCGGACGGGAATATTCCGAAGCCACGGCGGCCAAGCTCGACGCCGAGATCAAGGAGATCCTGGAAGCGTCGCAGGAGCGCGTGGCCGAGCTTTTGGCCGACAAGAAGGAGCTTTTGGAAAACATCGCCCAGACGCTTTTGGAAACGGAAACCATCGACGAGGCGCGGTTCAAGGCCCTGGTGGAGGCGGCCGGAGGAGGCCCCAAGGTGTAG